The window GTTGAAAAACATCTGCTCGGAGACGAAGAACGGCATCGTGCGGAATGATCCGGAAGTGATTGACCTGAACAGCGTGTCGTGCTGATGCCAGAACTCCGAGTTCGGGTCATTGCGCTCGAATATGCCGCTGATGACAACGCTGGTGTATGGAGTGCGGTCGCGCCAGTATGGAACGGCGGATATATTATCGCCAACGCCAACGCCGAACATTTCGGCTGCGTCCGCCGGCACCAGCGCTTCGAGTGCGAGCGGCGCGCCGGCGAGTTCGATGGGCTGTTCGTTGGGGAATCTGCCGCCGGGCAGCAGCGTGATGTTGTCCGTCAGGCGCGGGTTGAAAGTAAAGAACGCGCGCGCGTCATCCCTGCCCGCGTTCTCTTCGTTGCCCGGCACGGTTAGGTAGAATGTCGCGGTCTTCGCGCTGCGTTGCACATCTTGGAACAGCCAGTTGAGCCGCCCTTCGTACTGGTAGGTCATCGCATCGGCGACCCTCCCGTATTCTTCGACCGTGGTCGGACCGCGCTCAGCCTTCAGCAATATGTCAAGCTGCAGCGGCTCTACCTGATTGAGCGAGTTCTTGAGCGCAAGTTCGCGCAGCGCGTCGAAGTAGATGACCGTGCCCGCCATCACCGTGGACGACAGCAGCACGCCAATGACGACCGTGGACAGCAGCCGCCAGTGCGACAGGCTGCGCTTAGCCACCATTGGCCAGGCCGCGATTATTGCTGAAAGTGCTGCGCGCATGTTAGTCAGTCAGTCGTTCAGTGGGTCAGTCTATCAGTCTGTCAGCCGGGAGCGGCTAGGCGGTATTGCTATTCCAGCCGTGATATGGCGTGGAAGTCTAGGTTGCGCATGCTGCGGGTTAGGCGATAAACGGCTAAGGCGAATATGCCGATTAGCACGGCGTACAGCGCTATGAGGAAGCGCAGGTCGGTTTCCAGTATGAACGGCGGTATCACTTCCCTGCCGTTCTCGGTAACCGCAACCGATGATACCATAAGGTCGCTCATTAGCCAGCCCGCGCCCGTGCCCAAGCCTATGCCCACCGCCACGATGATGAAGTGTTCGAGCATCAGCAAGCCCGCCATCTGCCGCGACGACAGCCCGACAGACTGCAAGAAGCCCATCTCGTTGCGGCTGCGATTGGCGAACGCGAGCAGGTATGTTATGTAGCCTAGCCCTGCGGTGAAGACGATGATAATCATCGCGAGCAGCACCATCGCCTGCCAGCCTGCGGTGATGAGCGGGTCTAGCCGCACCTGATCCAACTGCGTCTCGCGGTCGTGCACAAGATCGCGCCCGACAAGCCGCGTTACCACATCGCGTACCGATGTACCCGCGCCGGACGCCTTTTCGATGAACATCTCGTTGGGAGACGCCACGACCGCCGGGCTGAGGATGTTGATATGGCGGACCAGCGTTTCCATGTCGGCAATCAGGAAGCCGGCGCCGGCGGGATTGAGCGTGGGGAAGAAGTCAACGGAATCGCGCACTTGCACCGGCACAAAGCGTCCCTTCAGCTCCACGATGAGTGCGTCTCCGATGCGCGCGCCGGATGTCCGCAAGAACGAGTTGCTCGCAACAACCGGCACAGGACCTCCACTCGGACTGCGGTATATGCCGCGCAGTCCGTTGTCCGTGTCCTTGCCGAATGAGAACATCCCGGTCTGCTCACCCTCGAACACATCGTCTCTCGCGTACGCCAGCGAGTCCGAAGATATTGTCGAAGTGGCGAGCGGCAGCCATGTGGAGCGGCTGTCCTCAAAGTCTTCCAGCACCTGCGTTGTGCCGTTGCGCCGGATGGCGTGCAGGTCGTCGATGCGGATGTTGCCCGCCGTGCCGGCGGGACCGAAGACCGGCTCGTATATCTGAATGGACGCCAATTGCAACGGACGCTTGAGTCGCGGCGGCACTCGCAGCGTGCGCAAGTGCCATTCCGGGGGCCCCATATTGCCGAACGACACGGTGTCCAACACGCCGTCCGCGTCTTGCAATACTAGCCACATGAACATGTTCGGATACACTTCCGCAGGCTTAACCCAGACGCCTATGCCTTCGGTATCGTCAGGCAGGTCGATGGACTCGCTGACGGTGAGCGGGCTAAGCGCGCGCATCACTTCCGGCAGCGAACTGCGAGAGAAATCGTCTCTGTACCACGCGTGATAGTGGAAATCGTCCGATTCCACGCCGAGCATGCGGAAAGTGTTGCCCGAGTAGTTCGCGCCAAGCGTGCCGCGGTCACGCCACGCCAGCGACACAGCAGTTACGCCGGGGATGGTAAGGTAGCGGTCGCGCAGCCCGTCAACGCTGCGCGCGATAAAGCCGGGTATGTTGGACACGCGCATGTCCGCTGCCGTGTCGTAGAGTATGCGCTCTTGGTAGCTCCTATTGAGCGTGCCTCCGACCGTCGTGGCGAGCACCGCGAGTCCGGTTACCATCACCAACAGCAGCACCAGCCAGCTGTATTGCAGCGGGTTGCGCGCCATGTGCCACAGGCTCAGCGACACCCACACGGGCGACCTTTGCGACAGCAGTACCAGCCCGTAGAAAAGCAGCTGCAGCGCTATTATCGCGGCGAAGCCGAGCGTGGGCAGGTAGGCGACCGTGCCGTCCGTCGGCGGGTAGAAATATATAAGAGCGGCGATGACGACGAGTTGCGCGGCAAAGCCGTACAGCGTGCTGCGAACCCGCCCGGCGCGCTGCGTCGCCCAGTACGCGCCCGCGCCCGCAAGCGCAATGCAGATTGGCAGAATCGCGCCTGTAAGGTCGCCCTGCCGCATGCCGTCCAACGCGAGAGTAGCCGCGAGCGCCGCGGTTATGACCCACACATACAGGTGTACCAAGCCGGGAGATTCGCCGCTAATGAAGCGCACGAACAGAGGGAAGAAGCGCATGAAAACCAGCGCGACAAGCGTCAGCAGCAGCACGGGCGCGAACAGCAGCGCCTCGTTTATTTCGATGCCGCTGAACAGACCGCCGCTTACCAGCTGCCCGCGCGCGTTCAGCTCCCAGAAGACCAGCCCGCCGATAGCGAGTACCATGATGTCGAGGTAGTATCGTTGGAAGAACGGCACTTCGGGCGGGCGGGACGAGCGCAGTTTGTGGATGATAAGCCCGGTGCGCGCGCCGATGACGCTTGGCACGACGAATATCACAAGGCTAAGCGCGCCCACTCCGGCAGCGACTAAGAACGGCGTCCATCGCCAGTTGACGGGCAGCAAGTCGCCGCCCGTGATTTCCGTGAAGTACGGCAGCTTGCCCGATATGGCGATGACACCCATGGCAAGCAGCGGCGCGATTATGACGGCGACCGCCGTTATCACCAGCCCTTCGATGGAGTACAGGCGCACCAGCTGCGCCATGCTCACGCCGCGGCTTCGCAGCAGCGCGACATCGTCCTCGCGGCTTTGCACCAGATATGACACCATCATAGACATGTAGTACAGCACCGTGATGACCATGATTGTCAGCAGCAGCAGCAGCGGAATGCTCGTGAAGAAGCTGCGCCGTTCAAAGCGGTCAAGCAGCGCGGTGATGCCCGTGAACACGGCGCTGCCTTGCATCTGCACCGCCATGCCGTTTTCCAGATTGTCGATGCGCGTGCGCAAGTCTTCCGGGCGAATGCGCTTGAGCGGCGCCTTATCCACAAAGATGAACCACGACGAAGATACCAGGCTGCCGGGGTACGCCTCGCCGAGGCTGTCCAACAGCGCCTGCCGCGTTACGAACATCGCGATGGGCGGCTCTTCGGGATCGACCTCGATGCCCACATCGGGGATTTCTTCCAGCGGCGCGGGTTCCATGAACACATTCGCGTTCTGCTGCCAGTAGTCTTCGGTGGGGTCGGTAGGATCTATCAGACCGACGACTTCGGCGAAAATCGCCACATCGCTGCCGAGCGAAGGGCGT of the Chloroflexota bacterium genome contains:
- a CDS encoding FtsX-like permease family protein; the protein is MRSFSTFGYIAKRFSSDWKLLLSIFAGIIIASTLVAGAPVYLNSLARLTLNTSIDRSSILFLNIFAYAPNIPLNEERLNVTDAEIDRLIEDNISDFYVSRERFLKGSTMLVGTPWRPLANADVDLVSRGYLQYLSNVEHHVDFTSGRAYTDTVTPVGDGLHVEVLIGATPANVFDLQVGDTLELRPSLGSDVAIFAEVVGLIDPTDPTEDYWQQNANVFMEPAPLEEIPDVGIEVDPEEPPIAMFVTRQALLDSLGEAYPGSLVSSSWFIFVDKAPLKRIRPEDLRTRIDNLENGMAVQMQGSAVFTGITALLDRFERRSFFTSIPLLLLLTIMVITVLYYMSMMVSYLVQSREDDVALLRSRGVSMAQLVRLYSIEGLVITAVAVIIAPLLAMGVIAISGKLPYFTEITGGDLLPVNWRWTPFLVAAGVGALSLVIFVVPSVIGARTGLIIHKLRSSRPPEVPFFQRYYLDIMVLAIGGLVFWELNARGQLVSGGLFSGIEINEALLFAPVLLLTLVALVFMRFFPLFVRFISGESPGLVHLYVWVITAALAATLALDGMRQGDLTGAILPICIALAGAGAYWATQRAGRVRSTLYGFAAQLVVIAALIYFYPPTDGTVAYLPTLGFAAIIALQLLFYGLVLLSQRSPVWVSLSLWHMARNPLQYSWLVLLLVMVTGLAVLATTVGGTLNRSYQERILYDTAADMRVSNIPGFIARSVDGLRDRYLTIPGVTAVSLAWRDRGTLGANYSGNTFRMLGVESDDFHYHAWYRDDFSRSSLPEVMRALSPLTVSESIDLPDDTEGIGVWVKPAEVYPNMFMWLVLQDADGVLDTVSFGNMGPPEWHLRTLRVPPRLKRPLQLASIQIYEPVFGPAGTAGNIRIDDLHAIRRNGTTQVLEDFEDSRSTWLPLATSTISSDSLAYARDDVFEGEQTGMFSFGKDTDNGLRGIYRSPSGGPVPVVASNSFLRTSGARIGDALIVELKGRFVPVQVRDSVDFFPTLNPAGAGFLIADMETLVRHINILSPAVVASPNEMFIEKASGAGTSVRDVVTRLVGRDLVHDRETQLDQVRLDPLITAGWQAMVLLAMIIIVFTAGLGYITYLLAFANRSRNEMGFLQSVGLSSRQMAGLLMLEHFIIVAVGIGLGTGAGWLMSDLMVSSVAVTENGREVIPPFILETDLRFLIALYAVLIGIFALAVYRLTRSMRNLDFHAISRLE